One genomic segment of uncultured Desulfobacter sp. includes these proteins:
- a CDS encoding thioredoxin family protein: protein MAKKIVGPAVLVLLFFSISLACAQDFSAVPEKGTVTMVDLGAKKCIPCKMMAPIMEKLEKAYEGKAHIVFIDVWENRDQAPRFGIRAIPTQIFFNENGEEVWRHEGFLEEKTIVDRLTEMGVEKPDLENKG, encoded by the coding sequence ATGGCTAAAAAAATAGTTGGACCGGCGGTTCTGGTGTTACTTTTTTTTTCAATATCCCTTGCCTGTGCCCAGGATTTTTCCGCAGTACCGGAAAAGGGAACAGTCACCATGGTTGATCTTGGGGCCAAAAAGTGCATCCCGTGCAAAATGATGGCCCCAATCATGGAAAAACTTGAAAAAGCTTATGAAGGCAAAGCCCATATCGTTTTCATAGATGTATGGGAGAACCGGGACCAGGCCCCCAGATTCGGCATAAGGGCCATCCCCACCCAGATCTTTTTTAACGAGAACGGGGAAGAAGTCTGGCGTCATGAGGGCTTTCTGGAAGAAAAGACCATTGTTGATCGCCTGACCGAAATGGGGGTAGAGAAACCGGATCTGGAAAATAAGGGGTAA
- a CDS encoding cation diffusion facilitator family transporter, with translation MFICLNLIIPVIQIIAGIFAHSMALVSDATHNFSDFTAILVSYIAYKIGRKGAGLQNTFGYRRAEIMTALLNVIILAGACVFILYGAIQRFLSPEIVSGKIVIWAAMVGIMGNGFSAWLLHRDAKHNLNIKGAGAFHIKGQIRWNPIFLLLFFFHSV, from the coding sequence ATGTTTATATGTTTAAATTTAATCATCCCGGTGATTCAGATTATTGCCGGAATATTTGCCCACAGCATGGCCCTGGTTTCTGATGCCACACACAATTTCAGCGATTTTACAGCGATCCTTGTCTCTTATATTGCTTATAAAATCGGTCGCAAAGGGGCAGGTCTTCAGAACACATTCGGGTATCGCCGGGCTGAAATCATGACCGCCCTGCTGAATGTCATTATCCTGGCAGGTGCCTGCGTCTTTATTTTATATGGCGCAATTCAAAGGTTTTTATCTCCTGAAATCGTGTCAGGAAAAATCGTGATATGGGCTGCAATGGTCGGTATTATGGGAAATGGTTTTTCTGCCTGGCTTCTCCATCGGGATGCAAAACACAATTTAAATATAAAGGGTGCCGGTGCCTTTCATATAAAAGGACAAATACGATGGAATCCCATATTCTTATTATTGTTTTTCTTTCATTCGGTTTAA
- a CDS encoding putative zinc-binding protein produces the protein MSEDCCCSDNNTMILACSGGSNVGQLSNHAAIDLTQEGFGKMFCLAGIGGQLSEFVQSAKIVEKLVVIDGCQLGCAKATLEKNGIECRNYTVITDLGIEKNKDFNLNPADLDTVKTEVKKG, from the coding sequence ATGTCTGAAGATTGCTGCTGTTCAGATAATAATACCATGATACTGGCCTGTTCCGGCGGCTCCAATGTTGGGCAGCTTTCCAACCACGCCGCCATTGACCTGACTCAGGAAGGTTTCGGTAAAATGTTCTGCCTGGCCGGTATCGGCGGACAGCTTAGCGAATTCGTCCAATCCGCAAAAATTGTCGAGAAACTTGTGGTGATTGACGGCTGCCAGTTGGGATGTGCCAAAGCAACACTTGAAAAAAACGGCATTGAGTGCAGAAACTACACGGTGATTACGGATCTTGGTATTGAAAAAAACAAAGATTTTAATTTGAATCCGGCTGATCTTGACACCGTTAAAACAGAAGTTAAAAAAGGATAG
- a CDS encoding Crp/Fnr family transcriptional regulator, which yields MFNSSMLNPLSKKGLFGSGIEQALSAYFVKMNFEAGYVLWNEGETAERMLSIISGKVKIFRPLAGGKTAAIYIFGSGDTFGFMPLIDGSSYPASAEVVDDIEALVMTREKLHAVMKQKPEIAIFLLEHLGMRLREAFNQIGRLSTRGVVPRTAAALVSLSVQSQGAGILEIISLPVSSREYAALAGLTPESFSRGITKLADMGIIHRLKANSFQILDYERLVSEAGNET from the coding sequence ATGTTTAATTCCAGCATGTTGAATCCATTAAGTAAGAAGGGCTTGTTTGGCAGTGGAATCGAACAGGCTCTTTCTGCTTATTTCGTTAAAATGAATTTTGAAGCCGGATATGTTTTATGGAACGAAGGTGAAACTGCGGAGCGGATGCTATCAATTATCTCCGGAAAAGTAAAAATATTCAGGCCGCTTGCAGGCGGAAAAACGGCTGCAATTTACATTTTCGGGTCTGGCGACACTTTTGGTTTCATGCCGCTCATTGATGGCTCATCTTACCCAGCCAGCGCAGAAGTGGTAGACGATATCGAGGCTCTGGTGATGACACGGGAAAAATTGCACGCCGTCATGAAACAAAAACCGGAGATCGCCATTTTTTTACTGGAACATCTGGGCATGAGATTGCGTGAAGCTTTTAACCAGATTGGCAGGCTGTCCACAAGAGGCGTTGTTCCAAGAACCGCAGCCGCGCTTGTGTCTCTGTCTGTTCAATCACAAGGCGCCGGGATTCTGGAAATTATTTCACTGCCTGTCTCTTCCAGGGAATATGCTGCGCTTGCCGGTCTGACACCGGAAAGTTTTTCACGGGGGATCACCAAATTGGCGGATATGGGGATTATTCACCGCTTAAAGGCAAATTCGTTTCAGATACTTGATTATGAAAGACTTGTTTCGGAAGCTGGAAACGAAACATGA
- a CDS encoding FmdE family protein — protein sequence MTNFESLFETGLKFHGHKCPAMPMGLKAGLAAMKALGVERAQDKELSVISETGKGHAAGCFLDGIMTATGCTYGKSNIEKLYYNKLAFTLIDNTTGQSVRVSVKPDFLEGALNSPFVQQRKAGVPPQDIKPEVTDPLVNKIKGMDDTMFLNISEIKTVDPKKGKGLFETRRCNSCGEVTFVNKLRVQPDGKIVCMGCSSYKE from the coding sequence ATGACAAATTTTGAATCGCTTTTTGAAACAGGACTGAAATTTCACGGCCACAAATGTCCGGCCATGCCCATGGGGCTTAAAGCAGGCCTTGCCGCCATGAAAGCCCTGGGTGTTGAACGCGCCCAGGATAAAGAGCTTTCCGTTATATCCGAGACAGGAAAGGGGCATGCTGCAGGATGTTTTCTGGACGGAATCATGACCGCCACCGGATGTACTTACGGCAAATCAAATATTGAAAAGCTTTATTACAACAAACTTGCCTTCACATTGATTGACAATACCACAGGACAGTCAGTCCGTGTGTCTGTCAAACCCGATTTCCTTGAAGGTGCGCTTAATTCACCCTTTGTTCAACAGCGCAAAGCAGGGGTCCCTCCGCAGGATATAAAGCCGGAAGTTACAGACCCATTAGTAAATAAAATTAAAGGTATGGATGATACCATGTTTCTTAACATTTCAGAAATAAAGACCGTGGACCCTAAGAAAGGGAAAGGACTGTTTGAAACCAGACGGTGTAACTCCTGCGGTGAGGTGACATTTGTCAACAAGCTGCGGGTTCAGCCGGATGGAAAAATAGTTTGTATGGGATGTTCAAGTTACAAAGAATAA
- a CDS encoding RluA family pseudouridine synthase: MHIKIEISPDQAGVRLDQAVADSQSRISRSRVASLISQGLISVNRGCKRPSYKVKPKDLIEGNVPSSDPQDRKPLRPESIPLNILYEDDYILMIDKPAGLVVHPGAGNDSGTLVNALIAHYPGFSEQGWDRERPGIVHRLDKDTSGLMVIAKTLKSLEFLQKEFKQRRVEKHYLALARGKNIPDAGVIERPIGRHPRHRKRMAVLDENGRYAKTRFIVIERFSSGCLMDIQLYTGRTHQIRVHFYDQGMPLFGDCVYQERRFRKKDFKVPRQMLHSWTLSFRHPYSGLRLYFEAPMPEDFKTTLLHFSESAQWKRGCYEGQGRLYRIDF; this comes from the coding sequence ATGCACATAAAGATAGAAATTTCACCGGATCAGGCTGGTGTCAGACTTGACCAGGCTGTTGCCGATTCCCAATCCCGGATATCTCGTTCAAGGGTTGCAAGTCTGATCTCCCAAGGCTTGATCTCGGTGAACCGCGGGTGTAAACGCCCCAGCTATAAGGTTAAGCCCAAAGATCTCATTGAAGGGAATGTCCCCTCATCAGATCCGCAGGATAGAAAACCCCTTCGCCCGGAATCAATCCCTTTGAATATCCTTTACGAGGATGACTATATTCTTATGATTGATAAGCCTGCAGGGCTTGTGGTGCATCCCGGGGCCGGGAATGATTCTGGTACCCTGGTTAACGCCTTGATTGCCCATTATCCAGGCTTCAGCGAACAAGGATGGGACAGGGAACGGCCAGGTATTGTACACCGCCTGGATAAAGATACCTCAGGGTTGATGGTTATTGCCAAAACCCTGAAGTCCCTTGAATTTCTTCAAAAAGAATTTAAACAACGGCGGGTGGAAAAGCATTACCTGGCTCTGGCACGGGGAAAAAATATACCGGATGCAGGGGTGATTGAGCGCCCCATTGGCCGGCATCCCCGCCATCGAAAACGCATGGCCGTTTTGGATGAGAACGGTAGATATGCAAAAACCCGGTTCATTGTAATCGAACGTTTTAGTTCAGGGTGTCTTATGGATATCCAGCTTTATACCGGCAGAACCCATCAGATTCGAGTTCATTTTTATGATCAGGGCATGCCCCTCTTTGGCGATTGTGTTTACCAGGAGCGACGGTTTAGGAAAAAAGATTTCAAGGTGCCGCGTCAGATGCTTCATTCCTGGACCTTGTCCTTTCGTCATCCCTATTCAGGTTTACGCCTGTATTTTGAAGCCCCCATGCCTGAAGATTTCAAAACTACTTTGCTGCATTTCTCCGAATCGGCCCAGTGGAAGCGAGGCTGTTATGAGGGGCAAGGTAGGTTATACCGCATTGATTTTTAA
- a CDS encoding FmdE family protein, giving the protein MDKEILKKAFEFHGHICWASAAGVRAGMAALRQLNVARTGSSGELHCILEIGENHGAQCFADGVQYATGCTLGKGNVEKAGWGKLALTLIDKKKGKAVRVSYKPGRHKMIAESDFMRKRGQGIPPTQIPAEEAWAMADIIWDAPEKEVLIVESVQDYDWGDDFGEIMGLIPCSQCGELVSKAYLRVVGDTNMCIPCSGYDTQHQSCRFI; this is encoded by the coding sequence ATGGATAAAGAGATTTTAAAAAAAGCGTTTGAATTTCATGGCCATATCTGTTGGGCCAGTGCTGCCGGGGTTCGTGCCGGAATGGCGGCTTTACGACAGTTGAATGTTGCTCGGACAGGATCCTCCGGAGAGCTGCACTGTATTCTTGAAATTGGTGAGAACCACGGGGCGCAATGCTTTGCAGACGGTGTTCAGTATGCCACCGGATGTACCCTGGGGAAAGGGAATGTCGAAAAAGCAGGGTGGGGGAAACTGGCCCTGACATTGATCGACAAGAAAAAAGGAAAGGCTGTGCGGGTTTCATATAAGCCCGGCCGGCATAAAATGATCGCAGAGTCTGATTTTATGCGGAAGCGGGGCCAGGGGATTCCCCCCACTCAAATTCCGGCAGAAGAGGCCTGGGCCATGGCCGATATCATCTGGGATGCGCCGGAAAAAGAGGTATTGATCGTTGAGTCTGTACAGGATTACGACTGGGGGGATGACTTTGGCGAAATAATGGGGCTTATTCCCTGCAGCCAGTGTGGAGAGTTGGTGTCAAAGGCGTATCTGCGGGTAGTGGGAGATACTAACATGTGTATCCCTTGCTCAGGGTACGACACACAGCATCAATCATGCCGTTTTATATAA
- a CDS encoding sulfite exporter TauE/SafE family protein, with translation MESHILIIVFLSFGLSFIFALGGVGAAVILIPALSWVGVPFNLARPIGLFVNCVSMLGATWSNFREKRLDAKLGLPIIASSIVMAPVGAWASHFLPTQILLFIFIGFLFFSGSMMIFFKGSKYADQYREDRPVAGPLGVGVLAGFISGLLGVGGGGIISPLMVVQGFNPKKVAMVTAFSVPFSSFSAFLTYAAMGSVSVRILVFAGLAAWAGGYLGTRVMQKKMKPQTVKRLLGGVLILIGFKFLWSMGLNGILQTMGGITDKVQSMWFRLKL, from the coding sequence ATGGAATCCCATATTCTTATTATTGTTTTTCTTTCATTCGGTTTAAGTTTCATTTTCGCTTTGGGAGGTGTTGGGGCCGCAGTTATTCTCATTCCCGCCTTATCCTGGGTGGGTGTACCCTTTAACCTGGCCCGGCCCATTGGGCTTTTTGTCAACTGCGTAAGTATGCTCGGGGCCACCTGGTCCAATTTCAGGGAAAAGAGGCTTGACGCAAAATTGGGGCTTCCAATTATTGCTTCATCAATTGTAATGGCACCGGTTGGCGCCTGGGCCAGTCATTTTTTGCCCACCCAAATTCTGCTTTTTATCTTCATTGGTTTTTTATTTTTTTCCGGTTCCATGATGATCTTTTTCAAAGGCTCAAAATATGCAGACCAGTATCGGGAAGACCGTCCCGTTGCAGGCCCTCTGGGTGTCGGCGTGCTGGCCGGGTTTATTTCAGGACTTCTTGGTGTTGGCGGAGGAGGCATCATTTCCCCCCTGATGGTGGTCCAGGGGTTCAACCCAAAGAAAGTGGCTATGGTAACAGCGTTTTCAGTGCCTTTTTCATCATTTTCTGCATTTTTAACCTATGCTGCCATGGGGTCTGTGTCCGTTAGAATTCTTGTTTTCGCCGGGCTGGCTGCCTGGGCCGGAGGATATCTGGGCACCAGGGTCATGCAGAAAAAGATGAAACCCCAAACTGTAAAACGGCTGCTGGGAGGGGTATTAATACTTATTGGATTCAAATTTTTATGGTCTATGGGTTTAAATGGTATTTTGCAAACTATGGGAGGGATCACGGATAAAGTTCAGTCAATGTGGTTTCGACTAAAATTATAG